A genomic window from Oceanobacillus timonensis includes:
- a CDS encoding glycosyltransferase family 4 protein, with the protein MKILLVPGGPGWAFDHRAKDLLSLRFSEVQFKLKYVNKVKTADQFAYDVIYPMSINIAKKLHEKTGIPYKQMATGITSVRVMEKYMLEGKKIPPFIHEFRGINTASDEIVQQFKDELSIFKTRVGINEKQFKPSTTKKNTEEFVVGWVGRNDQSDYRKLKGYDIVLDALEDLPVTFQFRTYKDKVPREEMVNFYQGLDCFICSSSSEHIPLPVLEAASCGIPVISTKVGIVPELITNKKNGLIVSRNAAAFRNAVKKLINNPEMKMNMSKNSRETILSAWTLEKCKSDWERFFLSLK; encoded by the coding sequence ATGAAAATACTTCTGGTTCCAGGAGGCCCTGGATGGGCTTTTGATCATCGGGCAAAAGATCTGTTATCACTCCGTTTTTCAGAGGTCCAATTCAAATTGAAATATGTCAACAAGGTTAAAACAGCTGACCAGTTTGCTTACGATGTCATCTACCCCATGTCTATAAACATTGCAAAAAAGTTACATGAAAAAACAGGTATACCTTATAAACAAATGGCTACAGGGATTACTTCTGTTCGGGTAATGGAGAAATATATGCTGGAAGGAAAGAAAATACCTCCCTTTATCCATGAGTTCCGCGGAATAAATACAGCATCAGATGAAATCGTACAGCAATTTAAAGACGAATTGTCTATTTTTAAAACAAGAGTCGGAATTAATGAAAAACAATTTAAGCCGTCAACTACGAAAAAGAATACAGAAGAATTTGTTGTTGGCTGGGTGGGAAGAAACGACCAAAGCGATTATCGAAAATTAAAAGGTTATGATATCGTTTTAGATGCATTAGAAGATTTACCTGTTACTTTTCAATTCAGAACTTATAAAGATAAAGTTCCAAGAGAAGAGATGGTAAATTTTTATCAAGGCCTTGACTGCTTTATTTGTTCCAGTTCCTCTGAACACATTCCATTGCCTGTATTGGAAGCCGCTTCCTGCGGCATTCCAGTTATTTCAACGAAAGTAGGCATTGTTCCTGAATTAATCACAAATAAAAAGAATGGGCTTATCGTTTCTAGAAATGCAGCTGCATTTAGGAATGCTGTAAAAAAGCTGATCAACAATCCTGAAATGAAAATGAATATGTCAAAAAATAGTAGAGAAACAATATTATCCGCCTGGACATTGGAAAAATGTAAAAGTGATTGGGAACGTTTTTTCTTATCTTTAAAATAA
- a CDS encoding nucleotide sugar dehydrogenase, giving the protein MNFYNTAPETTKIGVIGLGYVGLPLALLFVQKGYQVTGIDIDKDKIARLQKYASYIPDIKDSDIKSALSSGQLTLATDYTSIESLNIIVICVPTPLTGNQNPDLRYLKGVSEELYPRLQKKQLVILESSTYPGTTRDVIQPILEKSQFHIGTDVHLAYSPERIDPGNKTMKVEEIPKVVSGITTECLTYASDFYNRIFKKVVPATSVEVAELSKLLENSYRFINISFINEMAMLCDKLNINLWEAISSASSKPYGFQPFYPGPGIGGHCIPIDPLYLYWVGQKHGFHNQFLSLAESTNNDIASYIITQVVNLVEKNKEMKDANILLCGITYKKDSNDVRSSPPVRIMQRLLQLGADVIYHDSHVPDIEINHKMYNSLSLSPEVLNEMDIVVILADHSDLQLEKIIHHSKLVYDTKNITKGLQGKAQIIVLGGGNG; this is encoded by the coding sequence TTGAATTTTTATAATACGGCACCAGAAACCACAAAAATCGGTGTAATTGGTTTAGGGTATGTAGGGCTCCCTTTGGCTTTATTATTTGTGCAGAAAGGTTATCAGGTGACAGGCATTGATATTGATAAGGATAAAATAGCCCGATTGCAAAAATACGCTAGTTATATTCCCGATATTAAAGATTCCGATATTAAGTCAGCTTTATCATCAGGTCAATTAACACTAGCAACAGATTATACTTCTATCGAATCTTTAAATATTATCGTCATTTGTGTACCAACTCCCTTAACAGGCAACCAAAATCCTGACTTACGCTATTTAAAAGGTGTCAGTGAAGAGCTTTATCCTAGACTGCAAAAAAAACAATTAGTCATATTGGAGAGTTCTACCTATCCTGGAACCACCCGTGATGTTATTCAACCAATTTTAGAAAAAAGCCAGTTTCATATCGGAACTGACGTTCACTTGGCCTACTCGCCTGAACGTATTGATCCAGGAAATAAAACAATGAAAGTAGAAGAAATACCTAAAGTAGTAAGTGGAATTACGACCGAATGCTTAACATATGCTTCCGATTTTTATAATCGTATATTTAAGAAAGTCGTACCTGCAACTTCTGTTGAAGTCGCAGAGTTATCCAAACTTTTAGAGAACAGCTACCGTTTTATCAATATTTCTTTTATCAATGAAATGGCCATGCTTTGTGACAAATTAAATATTAACTTATGGGAAGCTATTTCCTCTGCAAGTTCAAAGCCGTATGGGTTCCAACCCTTTTACCCAGGCCCCGGGATTGGCGGACACTGTATTCCAATCGATCCTTTGTATTTGTATTGGGTTGGACAAAAACACGGGTTCCATAACCAATTCCTATCCCTGGCTGAGAGCACAAACAATGATATTGCATCCTATATCATTACCCAGGTGGTAAATTTAGTTGAAAAAAATAAAGAAATGAAAGATGCCAACATATTATTATGTGGTATCACTTACAAAAAAGATTCCAACGATGTAAGAAGTTCTCCACCTGTTCGCATCATGCAACGTCTTTTACAACTCGGTGCAGATGTAATATATCATGATTCCCATGTACCAGATATTGAAATCAACCATAAAATGTATAACAGTCTCTCTCTCTCCCCCGAAGTATTAAACGAAATGGACATTGTTGTCATTTTAGCAGACCATTCTGACTTGCAGTTAGAAAAAATAATTCATCATTCAAAGCTCGTTTATGATACCAAAAATATTACCAAGGGCTTACAGGGTAAAGCTCAGATTATTGTCCTGGGCGGCGGGAATGGCTAA
- a CDS encoding C45 family autoproteolytic acyltransferase/hydolase, translated as MKRVSTNVIQFRGTHYEFGYHQGTLVKNHILIKNRENQWKVRTPLFSINIQETKRIFQEIAPAIWEELLGFAEALEWPMERVLLEFGGYRVKLNRSGCSILTGKDYLIRNYDYHPKTYDGFFSAFQPADTGYAVIGVTQKVTGRCDGMNEKGLAMGYTFMHRKRPKDGFVCYMIGRMILETCADIDEAVSLLKQIPHRGSFSYVLFDHKHTEATIVEASPRNVEVRKGTACTNHFQIMKEENRHYLKDSKRRLEMMENHQSSLLNKEEAFQLLNGTENGVFSKLYGQWAGTIHTSAYFPSTLEAWLALGGDQQPVIFDFASWLKGNDFPISAVTGTIDTDIPFVHMEKADWFKEASKK; from the coding sequence ATGAAAAGGGTCAGTACAAATGTTATTCAATTTCGAGGTACGCATTATGAATTTGGCTACCATCAAGGTACTTTAGTAAAAAATCATATCTTAATAAAAAATCGTGAAAATCAATGGAAGGTAAGAACGCCGTTATTTTCGATTAATATCCAAGAAACAAAAAGGATTTTTCAAGAAATCGCACCGGCAATTTGGGAAGAATTATTAGGCTTTGCAGAAGCGCTTGAATGGCCAATGGAAAGAGTTTTGCTTGAATTTGGAGGATATCGTGTGAAATTGAACCGTTCTGGATGTTCCATTTTAACGGGAAAGGATTATTTAATCCGTAATTATGATTATCATCCTAAAACTTATGACGGTTTTTTTTCGGCGTTTCAGCCTGCGGATACAGGCTATGCGGTGATAGGCGTTACGCAGAAAGTAACGGGACGTTGTGACGGAATGAATGAAAAAGGTTTAGCAATGGGGTATACCTTTATGCATCGCAAACGTCCAAAAGACGGTTTTGTCTGCTATATGATTGGAAGAATGATTTTAGAAACATGTGCCGATATAGACGAAGCTGTTTCGTTACTAAAGCAAATCCCGCATCGTGGTTCATTTAGTTATGTATTATTTGATCATAAACATACGGAAGCAACTATCGTAGAAGCTTCGCCAAGAAATGTCGAAGTTAGAAAGGGAACAGCATGTACAAATCATTTTCAAATAATGAAGGAGGAAAACCGCCATTATTTGAAGGATTCGAAAAGACGTTTAGAAATGATGGAAAACCATCAATCAAGTTTGCTAAATAAAGAAGAAGCATTTCAACTGTTAAACGGAACAGAAAACGGTGTATTTTCTAAACTATATGGTCAGTGGGCAGGTACGATACATACTTCTGCATATTTCCCATCAACATTAGAAGCATGGCTTGCTCTGGGCGGTGATCAGCAGCCTGTTATATTTGACTTTGCTTCATGGTTAAAAGGGAATGATTTTCCCATATCTGCCGTCACAGGAACGATTGACACAGATATTCCATTCGTACATATGGAAAAAGCAGATTGGTTTAAAGAAGCGTCTAAAAAGTAA
- a CDS encoding SDR family oxidoreductase encodes MKTYLVTGGGGFIGSNIVRKLIERGENVKVLDNFHTGNKENIHELMNHIHVIEGDFTNNQTVKEAVKDVDIIFHQGAIPSVPKSIIDPVKTNHANVNGTLQLLHAAVEANVNRFIYAASSSAYGFNETLPKRENMPGRPMSPYAVSKYTGEHYCKVFHHLYGLETISLRYFNVFGPRQDPYSEYAAVIPAFIASILNDQSPLIYGDGTQSRDFTYIDNVVLANLLAAEAPKLQGEVINIGSGSRTDLNELVKYINTILGKNIPPTYMAERQGDVKHSLADIQLAEKLIGYRPSVSFHDGLTSTVNWFVNQRT; translated from the coding sequence GTGAAAACGTATCTTGTAACTGGCGGCGGAGGTTTTATAGGCTCAAATATTGTTCGTAAATTAATCGAAAGAGGAGAAAATGTTAAGGTACTTGATAACTTTCATACTGGGAATAAGGAAAATATACATGAGTTGATGAATCATATTCATGTCATTGAAGGTGATTTTACCAATAACCAAACTGTCAAAGAAGCCGTTAAAGATGTTGATATTATATTTCATCAAGGGGCTATTCCCTCCGTCCCCAAATCGATAATAGATCCCGTTAAGACAAATCACGCGAATGTAAATGGGACGCTTCAACTATTGCATGCAGCAGTTGAAGCGAACGTAAACCGGTTCATTTATGCAGCATCCTCATCAGCATATGGATTTAATGAGACACTTCCTAAACGTGAAAATATGCCTGGAAGACCCATGTCTCCTTATGCCGTCAGTAAGTATACTGGAGAACATTACTGTAAAGTCTTTCATCATTTATATGGTCTTGAAACGATATCACTTAGATATTTTAATGTCTTTGGACCTCGTCAAGACCCTTATTCTGAGTATGCAGCAGTTATCCCTGCATTTATTGCGTCCATTTTAAATGATCAATCTCCATTAATTTATGGTGACGGGACACAGTCTCGAGACTTCACCTATATTGACAACGTTGTTTTGGCAAATTTATTAGCAGCCGAAGCTCCTAAATTGCAAGGAGAAGTTATAAACATCGGTAGTGGATCACGTACCGATTTAAACGAGCTGGTTAAATATATCAATACCATTTTAGGTAAAAATATCCCGCCAACATACATGGCTGAGCGTCAGGGCGATGTAAAACATTCGCTGGCCGATATTCAACTTGCTGAAAAGTTAATTGGCTATCGCCCATCTGTTTCGTTCCATGATGGACTTACGAGCACAGTAAATTGGTTCGTAAACCAGCGAACTTAA
- a CDS encoding glycosyltransferase, giving the protein MISVITCTNRNRMMENIFLNYSIQTMKNKELIIVLNNDTMDLNVWRMEAKKYPYVSVYQMPEKMTVSDCKNFAVQKARYDHIAKFDDDDYYAPSYLQSAWAAFTRHKKADIVGKSSVYYYFQESKLLCLFPSLTECTWTDNVADSTLVFKKSIFHHVRFPKQKVGSDKKFQRECKRKGYKIFATDRYNHAIIRSKYRNHTWKINEQKIIAMCSDIVYTDDYQSLVTA; this is encoded by the coding sequence ATGATTTCTGTAATCACTTGTACAAATAGAAACAGGATGATGGAAAATATTTTCCTTAACTATTCCATACAGACGATGAAAAACAAGGAACTGATCATCGTCTTAAACAACGATACCATGGACCTTAATGTTTGGAGAATGGAAGCAAAGAAATATCCTTACGTATCCGTTTATCAAATGCCTGAAAAAATGACAGTTAGTGATTGTAAGAATTTTGCGGTTCAAAAAGCAAGGTATGACCATATAGCAAAATTCGATGATGATGATTATTATGCTCCTTCCTATCTGCAATCCGCCTGGGCGGCTTTCACAAGACATAAAAAAGCAGATATTGTCGGAAAAAGCAGCGTCTACTACTACTTTCAAGAAAGTAAACTTCTCTGCTTATTTCCATCTTTAACAGAATGCACATGGACAGACAACGTTGCTGATTCAACATTGGTATTCAAGAAGAGTATCTTTCACCATGTACGCTTTCCAAAACAGAAAGTTGGTTCAGATAAAAAGTTTCAACGGGAATGTAAAAGGAAAGGTTATAAAATTTTTGCAACAGATAGATATAACCACGCTATAATTAGAAGCAAGTATCGAAATCATACGTGGAAAATAAACGAACAAAAAATAATTGCAATGTGCAGTGATATTGTTTACACGGATGATTACCAGTCTCTAGTTACAGCGTAA
- a CDS encoding glycosyltransferase family 4 protein yields the protein MTRHLLVYDYSWWILGQKAKIIQRYHPDLHIMSIQELEKIIKQNGSAYVNSSYEIISTLGLGLADCLLRFGVRVDSSQVGSYNYLAKNHLSYREWDGFVKPNRSFLKKMMKLDHYGVISPKLKEETEKLFPHKKVNFIRPFVDTQRFYPPSKRLAEAKFVVGWVGNNQRKVKNYDTLYRPIEKAFRKDSQIQFVEASRSSPKTVKEMPHFYKALDLLLITSSNEGGPAPALEALASGVPVLSTNVGYVKHIAGQEGKSLVLNSLQPALFVEKINMLKKDKEFHRALQKEGRERVLSRFTVDKAMGEWLETLFHIKR from the coding sequence ATGACCAGACATTTGTTGGTGTATGATTATAGCTGGTGGATTTTAGGACAAAAAGCAAAAATTATTCAACGATATCATCCGGATTTGCATATTATGTCAATACAAGAGCTGGAAAAGATAATCAAACAGAATGGTTCGGCTTATGTGAATTCTTCTTATGAAATAATTTCGACGCTTGGTTTGGGACTAGCGGATTGTCTTTTGCGCTTTGGTGTCAGGGTCGATTCTTCACAAGTAGGCTCGTATAATTATCTCGCGAAAAATCATCTTTCATATCGGGAATGGGATGGTTTTGTGAAACCTAATCGTTCTTTTCTAAAAAAAATGATGAAACTCGATCACTACGGTGTTATCAGTCCAAAACTGAAAGAAGAAACGGAGAAATTGTTCCCACACAAGAAAGTAAACTTCATTCGCCCCTTCGTAGATACTCAACGTTTTTACCCTCCCTCTAAGCGGCTGGCTGAAGCTAAATTTGTAGTTGGATGGGTAGGAAATAATCAAAGGAAAGTAAAGAATTATGATACACTGTATCGGCCTATTGAGAAAGCATTTAGGAAAGATTCACAAATCCAGTTTGTAGAAGCTTCGCGCTCCTCTCCCAAAACAGTTAAAGAAATGCCGCATTTTTATAAAGCGCTAGACTTGCTACTCATTACTTCTTCGAATGAAGGCGGACCTGCCCCGGCTTTGGAGGCGCTGGCAAGTGGTGTACCTGTGCTTTCGACAAATGTGGGTTATGTGAAACACATTGCCGGACAAGAAGGGAAATCGTTGGTGTTAAACAGCCTTCAACCAGCTCTTTTTGTTGAAAAAATCAACATGCTAAAAAAAGATAAGGAATTCCACAGAGCTTTGCAAAAAGAAGGAAGAGAACGCGTTTTGTCACGCTTTACGGTGGATAAGGCGATGGGGGAGTGGCTAGAAACATTATTTCACATCAAGCGTTGA
- a CDS encoding M20 metallopeptidase family protein — MGDTKDKIIDSIHAQLEQSFEEVQGWRRYMHQHPELSFQEVHTAAYIEEKLKSFGLEVQKNIGGNGLISVLEGSEPGKKIALRADFDALPIEDEKETPYKSTKPGVMHACGHDGHTAALLGVAKVISQHKEKLKGSIVFVFQPAEETPPGGAKFMIEEGILDDVDYVFGAHLASDIPLGKAAVGEGRRMAAVDKFAIDIKGRGGHGARPHESTDTLVIGTSVVEALQKIVSRQIDPLQSAVVTIGVFQAGNAFNVIPDTVRIEGTVRTFEPEVRDKVENEIRSILDGITTAFHATYELDFLRGYPALFNHKAETDVARELFKETFDEENVVELATVMGAEDFSYFLEEKPGTYFRIGSRNEDEATHYPHHHPRFDIDERALVNIEKAFASIIHHYLF, encoded by the coding sequence ATGGGAGACACAAAAGATAAAATCATTGATTCGATTCATGCACAATTGGAACAGTCCTTTGAAGAAGTGCAAGGCTGGAGAAGATACATGCACCAGCACCCGGAATTATCCTTTCAAGAAGTACATACAGCAGCATATATTGAAGAAAAATTAAAAAGTTTTGGGCTTGAGGTGCAGAAAAATATTGGTGGTAATGGTCTCATAAGTGTTTTAGAAGGCAGTGAGCCCGGAAAGAAAATTGCATTGCGTGCGGACTTTGATGCATTGCCAATTGAAGATGAGAAGGAAACACCTTATAAATCTACAAAACCTGGAGTCATGCATGCGTGCGGACATGATGGACATACGGCAGCTTTACTTGGAGTGGCGAAAGTGATCAGTCAACATAAAGAAAAACTAAAAGGAAGTATTGTATTTGTCTTTCAACCAGCGGAAGAAACACCGCCAGGCGGAGCAAAATTTATGATTGAAGAAGGTATTTTGGATGATGTGGATTATGTATTTGGTGCACATCTGGCTTCGGATATTCCGCTTGGAAAGGCAGCAGTCGGAGAAGGACGCCGGATGGCGGCGGTAGATAAGTTTGCAATTGATATTAAAGGCCGGGGCGGCCATGGTGCCCGTCCGCATGAATCGACGGATACCCTTGTCATCGGAACCAGTGTCGTAGAGGCTTTGCAGAAAATTGTGAGCCGTCAAATCGATCCTTTGCAATCAGCAGTCGTCACTATTGGTGTTTTTCAAGCGGGAAATGCGTTTAATGTGATACCGGATACAGTCAGAATTGAAGGAACAGTTCGAACCTTTGAGCCTGAGGTACGGGATAAAGTAGAAAACGAGATTCGTTCTATTCTTGATGGGATTACAACGGCTTTCCATGCAACTTATGAGTTAGACTTTTTAAGGGGATATCCTGCACTGTTTAATCATAAAGCAGAAACAGACGTTGCCAGAGAGTTATTTAAAGAAACATTTGATGAAGAGAATGTCGTAGAATTAGCTACGGTAATGGGAGCAGAGGACTTTTCTTATTTCTTGGAAGAGAAACCGGGAACGTATTTTCGAATTGGTTCAAGAAATGAGGATGAAGCTACGCATTACCCACATCATCATCCACGGTTTGACATTGATGAACGAGCATTAGTAAATATAGAAAAGGCATTTGCATCTATCATTCACCATTATTTATTTTAA
- a CDS encoding carcinine hydrolase/isopenicillin-N N-acyltransferase family protein, which translates to MCPNTLKTYDGFYSVYQPAGTGYSTIGVTQKVTVWCDGMNEKGLATEYTFIRRKRLKDGFICNLIGRLILETCANIEGDVSFLKNIPHYGLFSYVLKDTNQTKAAFVEASRKNIEVRSGAAYTNHYQIMKKENHHYIKESKRRLEVMEKPIMFLQRGRQLCIY; encoded by the coding sequence ATTTGCCCCAATACGCTTAAAACATATGATGGTTTCTATTCTGTGTATCAGCCAGCCGGTACAGGGTATTCTACAATTGGTGTTACACAGAAAGTAACAGTCTGGTGTGATGGAATGAATGAAAAAGGCTTAGCGACGGAGTATACGTTTATTCGTCGTAAGCGGCTCAAGGATGGATTTATCTGTAACTTGATTGGGAGACTTATTTTAGAAACTTGTGCAAATATAGAGGGAGATGTTTCTTTCTTAAAGAATATTCCACATTATGGCTTGTTCAGCTATGTACTAAAGGATACGAATCAGACGAAAGCAGCTTTTGTCGAAGCTTCACGGAAAAATATTGAGGTGAGGAGTGGAGCAGCTTATACGAACCATTATCAAATAATGAAAAAAGAAAATCACCATTATATAAAGGAATCCAAAAGACGTTTAGAAGTTATGGAAAAGCCAATCATGTTCTTACAACGGGGAAGACAGCTTTGCATTTATTAA
- a CDS encoding glycosyltransferase → MINIGMATVPSRFKHLKKIVPPLLKQCDTMFIHVNGSQQCPEFLKKEPKIKLSFSNVNKGGQMAFKGIQQTHGYYFCVDDDLVYPEDYVEKMIELMKMYQNQVIACVHGSSFDPFVPVHKVFKNKKKPYLSYKGLDKNRPVMIPGVGTSCMHTDVFAVTPGEFKQKNMRDAVVSCKAAKAGIPIIAIKRRENWIQKIPVKTEINKNKAYDDHIDALFSKHIAYFQEGAVDLGEEET, encoded by the coding sequence ATGATCAACATAGGAATGGCTACCGTTCCTTCACGATTTAAACATTTAAAGAAAATTGTCCCTCCATTACTAAAGCAATGTGATACCATGTTTATTCATGTAAATGGATCGCAGCAATGTCCTGAATTTTTGAAAAAGGAACCAAAAATTAAGCTTTCCTTTTCCAATGTTAACAAGGGGGGACAAATGGCTTTTAAAGGAATACAGCAAACCCATGGTTATTATTTTTGTGTCGATGATGACCTAGTTTATCCTGAGGATTACGTTGAGAAAATGATAGAACTCATGAAAATGTATCAGAATCAGGTGATTGCTTGTGTTCATGGATCGAGTTTTGATCCGTTCGTTCCTGTCCACAAAGTATTCAAAAATAAAAAGAAGCCTTATCTCTCTTATAAAGGATTGGATAAGAACCGCCCTGTTATGATTCCCGGTGTTGGTACATCCTGTATGCATACAGATGTTTTTGCAGTGACACCAGGCGAATTTAAGCAAAAGAATATGAGAGATGCGGTTGTCTCATGCAAAGCAGCAAAAGCAGGAATCCCAATCATTGCAATTAAAAGAAGGGAGAATTGGATTCAAAAAATCCCTGTGAAAACAGAAATCAACAAAAATAAAGCTTATGATGATCATATTGATGCATTATTCTCGAAGCATATTGCGTATTTCCAGGAAGGAGCCGTTGATTTAGGTGAGGAGGAAACGTGA
- a CDS encoding tetratricopeptide repeat-containing glycosyltransferase family 2 protein: MVSISLCMIVKNEEDVIGRCLGSVKNLVDEINIIDTGSTDQTKNIVMDYTNRIYDFKWVDDFAAARNFALEHATKDYIFWLDADDVLLEKDQEKLASLKNNLDSEIDVVTMDYHLAFDEYKNVTFSVRRNRLVKRERNFRWIGAVHEYLEVGGNIFTSNIAVTHHKLHHDSDRNLQIYENRLAKGEEFTPRDLFYFANELTDHRMFERAVYFYEQFLATGQGWLEDNIAACGKLADCYSELGQPKNELQSVFRSFSYDRPRAEFCCRLGYYFLQKNDFPTAIFWYDIAAETDQSKDGMGFVNISCSTWLPHLQLCVCYDRLGDYESAYYHNEIARKYRPKDKNVLHNKQYLEETLQRSGKGDYQ, from the coding sequence ATGGTTAGTATTAGCCTTTGTATGATTGTAAAGAATGAAGAAGATGTTATTGGACGTTGCCTGGGTTCAGTGAAGAACCTGGTTGACGAAATCAATATTATTGACACTGGATCGACGGATCAAACGAAAAATATTGTAATGGACTATACAAACCGAATATATGATTTTAAGTGGGTAGATGATTTTGCAGCGGCAAGAAATTTTGCTTTGGAACACGCGACAAAAGATTATATTTTTTGGCTTGATGCTGATGATGTATTGCTAGAAAAGGATCAGGAAAAATTAGCAAGTCTTAAAAATAATCTTGATTCAGAAATAGACGTAGTCACCATGGATTACCACCTTGCATTTGACGAATATAAAAATGTGACATTTAGCGTAAGACGTAACCGCCTTGTGAAAAGAGAAAGAAACTTCCGCTGGATTGGGGCTGTTCACGAATACCTGGAAGTTGGGGGCAATATATTCACCAGTAATATAGCTGTGACCCACCATAAATTACACCATGATTCAGATAGAAATCTGCAAATCTATGAAAACCGATTAGCAAAAGGGGAGGAATTTACCCCGCGCGATTTATTTTACTTTGCAAATGAGTTAACTGATCATCGTATGTTTGAACGGGCAGTCTATTTTTATGAGCAATTCCTGGCAACAGGGCAAGGGTGGTTGGAAGACAACATAGCTGCTTGCGGAAAACTGGCGGATTGTTATTCAGAATTGGGTCAACCGAAAAATGAGCTGCAATCCGTGTTCAGGTCATTTTCATACGATCGTCCCCGTGCAGAATTCTGCTGCCGGTTGGGCTATTATTTTTTACAAAAAAATGATTTTCCAACCGCAATATTTTGGTATGACATCGCAGCAGAAACAGACCAATCTAAAGATGGAATGGGATTTGTTAATATTTCTTGTTCGACGTGGCTTCCTCATTTACAACTTTGTGTTTGTTATGATCGATTGGGGGATTACGAGTCTGCCTATTACCATAATGAAATTGCCCGGAAATATCGCCCGAAAGATAAGAATGTTCTACACAACAAGCAGTATTTGGAGGAAACATTGCAGAGGAGTGGTAAAGGTGATTACCAATAA